The Christiangramia flava JLT2011 genome has a segment encoding these proteins:
- a CDS encoding CDP-alcohol phosphatidyltransferase family protein, with protein sequence MKKHIPNFITLLNLLSGCIAILFAVKGNLVMAAVFVAAGIFFDFFDGLAARSLNVKSDVGLQLDSLADVVTSGVVPGIVMYQLMSRALLNSGETGRDWTFSGMEFPFEPVALIGLFITLASALRLAKFNVDDRQTDSFIGLPTPANTLLILSLPLILTFQPSPWISALVLNIWVLMGLTVLSCYLLNAELPLFALKFSDWAFAKNKMRYFFLIACLVLIILLKFLAIPAIILLYVLLSVFQNRSRV encoded by the coding sequence TTGAAAAAGCACATTCCGAACTTTATAACGCTACTGAATTTGTTAAGCGGCTGTATTGCCATCTTGTTCGCTGTAAAGGGAAACCTGGTGATGGCAGCGGTTTTTGTTGCCGCTGGGATATTCTTTGATTTTTTTGACGGATTGGCAGCCAGGAGCTTAAATGTTAAAAGTGATGTTGGCCTTCAATTAGATTCGCTGGCCGATGTGGTGACTAGTGGTGTTGTGCCGGGAATTGTGATGTATCAGTTGATGAGCAGGGCTTTACTGAACAGTGGAGAAACCGGCAGGGACTGGACCTTTAGCGGTATGGAATTTCCTTTTGAGCCTGTGGCATTAATTGGCCTGTTCATTACCCTTGCTTCAGCTTTGCGCCTGGCCAAATTCAATGTAGACGATCGTCAAACCGATTCATTCATCGGGTTGCCAACTCCGGCAAATACCCTCTTAATCCTGAGCTTACCGTTGATCCTGACCTTTCAGCCGTCACCATGGATTTCTGCCCTGGTTTTGAATATCTGGGTGTTAATGGGGCTTACAGTCTTAAGCTGCTATTTGTTGAATGCGGAATTACCATTGTTCGCCCTGAAATTTTCTGACTGGGCATTTGCGAAGAACAAGATGCGTTATTTCTTTTTGATTGCCTGCCTGGTGCTTATCATACTCTTAAAGTTTTTGGCAATCCCCGCGATCATCCTGCTGTACGTTTTACTTTCTGTTTTTCAAAATAGGAGTAGGGTCTAA
- a CDS encoding glycosyltransferase family 4 protein, whose protein sequence is MKNILYIGNRLEKSGKTPTSADVLPGKLRKEGFSIKVVSSNPNKFLRLLEMIFAIFRLKNWVDFIIIDTYSTSNFWYAVTCGKIAYFLRIPVIFLLHGGNLPTRFSQSSPAVLKIFRKAHRLVAPSEYLFKNFQDFNFQNLKMIPNSLELENYHFSSRFSEIPHILWLRAFDETYNPVMALEVFKIVQKKFPDVTMKMLGPDKDGSLRRIQAIVQKENLSIELPGKLSRESWLQLTRECNVFLNTSRIDNMPVSVLEAMALGLPVISTNVGGLPYLIENGENGLLVISGDAEKMAGQVIKIFQDENQYSTLVQNGRHTAEHYSWQKVKGFWLELLG, encoded by the coding sequence GTGAAAAACATTTTGTACATAGGTAACCGGCTGGAAAAATCAGGAAAAACTCCTACCAGTGCTGACGTTCTTCCCGGCAAACTCCGAAAAGAAGGATTCAGTATAAAAGTGGTTTCCAGTAATCCGAACAAATTTTTACGCCTTCTCGAAATGATTTTTGCCATTTTCCGATTAAAGAATTGGGTGGATTTTATCATTATCGATACGTACAGTACTTCCAATTTTTGGTATGCGGTGACCTGCGGAAAAATAGCCTATTTTTTGCGAATTCCTGTAATTTTTCTGTTGCATGGGGGCAATCTTCCAACTCGATTTTCCCAATCTTCTCCGGCTGTATTAAAGATTTTCCGAAAAGCTCATCGTCTCGTTGCGCCTTCGGAATACCTCTTTAAAAATTTTCAAGATTTCAATTTTCAAAATCTGAAAATGATCCCTAATTCCCTGGAACTTGAAAATTATCATTTTTCTTCACGCTTTTCTGAAATTCCGCATATTCTATGGCTTCGTGCCTTTGATGAAACCTATAATCCTGTAATGGCCCTTGAGGTTTTTAAAATTGTTCAGAAAAAATTTCCAGATGTGACCATGAAAATGCTTGGCCCAGATAAAGACGGAAGTTTACGGCGAATTCAGGCAATTGTCCAAAAAGAAAATCTCTCTATAGAACTACCGGGAAAATTGTCCCGTGAAAGCTGGCTACAGTTAACGCGCGAATGCAATGTTTTTTTGAACACCAGCAGGATAGATAACATGCCGGTTAGTGTTCTGGAAGCGATGGCCTTAGGTTTACCGGTGATTTCTACCAATGTTGGCGGGTTGCCGTATCTTATCGAAAATGGAGAGAATGGTTTACTGGTCATTTCCGGAGATGCTGAAAAAATGGCCGGGCAGGTGATAAAAATTTTTCAGGATGAAAACCAGTATAGCACCTTAGTGCAAAATGGTCGGCATACCGCCGAGCACTATTCTTGGCAAAAAGTGAAAGGGTTTTGGTTGGAATTACTTGGGTAA
- a CDS encoding glycosyltransferase family 4 protein codes for MKKRILYIGNDLQVNSFTATYISFFSKMLRKEGYTVRTASTRNNKALRLAEMLALIARYKKSTDIVLIDTYGAMNFYYAYLVGQACSLLKLEYIPILHGGNLPERLENSRKLSRSLFGNAKMNVAPSHYLFDIFQQYGFQNTQIIPNSINSENYPFEERTQFSPRLLWVRRFQKRYNPMMALQVLQIIQKDFPQASMCMVGPEKDGSMVACKKLAKKHHLDVKFTGKLKKKQWAKLSRNYDFFINTTSIDNTPISVIEAMSLGLPVISTNVGGMPQLIENGKDGILVPEEDPETMAREIVKLLQDQKEAARLARAAREKVDAFDWKQVREQWNRLLAL; via the coding sequence ATGAAAAAAAGAATCCTGTACATAGGAAACGACTTGCAAGTCAATAGTTTTACCGCTACTTATATTTCATTTTTCAGTAAAATGCTGCGTAAGGAAGGCTATACGGTTCGTACAGCTTCCACCAGGAACAATAAAGCTTTAAGATTGGCTGAAATGCTGGCATTGATCGCTCGATATAAGAAAAGCACCGATATCGTTTTGATCGATACTTATGGCGCCATGAATTTTTACTATGCCTATCTCGTTGGTCAAGCTTGTTCCCTTCTGAAACTGGAGTATATCCCCATTCTTCATGGCGGTAACTTACCGGAAAGACTGGAAAATTCACGAAAATTGAGCAGAAGCCTTTTCGGAAATGCGAAAATGAATGTCGCTCCTTCTCATTATTTATTCGATATTTTTCAGCAATATGGGTTTCAGAATACGCAAATTATTCCGAATTCGATCAATTCTGAAAATTATCCGTTTGAGGAACGTACGCAATTCAGCCCACGCTTGTTATGGGTAAGGCGTTTTCAAAAACGTTATAACCCTATGATGGCTTTGCAGGTTTTGCAAATCATTCAGAAAGATTTTCCGCAGGCCAGTATGTGCATGGTGGGGCCGGAAAAAGACGGCAGTATGGTGGCTTGTAAGAAACTGGCAAAAAAGCATCATCTCGATGTTAAATTTACAGGAAAACTGAAGAAAAAACAGTGGGCAAAACTGAGCAGGAACTATGATTTTTTTATCAATACCACCTCCATCGACAATACACCTATAAGTGTGATCGAAGCCATGAGCCTGGGATTGCCTGTTATTAGCACCAATGTTGGCGGAATGCCTCAACTTATTGAAAATGGTAAGGACGGGATTCTTGTCCCGGAAGAGGATCCGGAAACTATGGCAAGGGAAATAGTAAAATTACTACAGGATCAAAAAGAAGCCGCCAGGCTTGCCCGGGCAGCGCGGGAAAAAGTAGATGCATTTGATTGGAAACAGGTTCGCGAACAGTGGAACAGGCTTCTTGCCTTGTGA
- the lnt gene encoding apolipoprotein N-acyltransferase: MRNFLYAVSSGLLLAVSWPTYGFPLLIFFAFIPLLLAEFRIRNFSKKHGKLKVFGVAYSSFFIWNLVTTYWIYFSTPFGGAFAILVNSLLMSFAFLMYHIVAKRTGFGAAATFLTCIWMVFEQIHLNWDFSWPWLNLGNVFSEYISWVQWYDITGTFGGTLWIWLVNLTIFRSILLYHEFQEKPIIFRGILKLVLLILVPIGISLLKYYKYEEPKEKINVLILQPNINPYTEKYNTTDSRIGQLLLKLTKDHITDSTDLVLAPETVFADGTRLTNFNRSEAVYFGSQISKLASKPSFLGGISLYDRFADPSKVQKQSNQIGPMDWYDDYNSAFFVQNNQDSIPIYNKSKLVVGVENFPYQDILKPLLGDIMIDLGGTVAMKTTQPDREVFYLKDSLATAPIICYESVYGEYVTNYVKNGADFLSIITNDAWWGDTQGHRQHLSYARLRAVESHKYVARSANTGISAIINGRGDVISELGYEKTGVVTGQIGINPELTFYDRYGNYLSRIASFLAIFIFLFAIIKYHRNRPGI; the protein is encoded by the coding sequence ATGAGAAATTTTTTATACGCTGTATCGAGCGGCCTCTTACTAGCAGTTTCGTGGCCAACTTACGGTTTTCCACTACTTATTTTTTTCGCTTTCATCCCATTGCTCTTAGCAGAATTCAGGATTAGGAATTTTTCAAAAAAGCATGGAAAACTCAAGGTTTTCGGGGTTGCTTACTCCAGTTTTTTTATCTGGAATCTCGTTACCACATATTGGATCTATTTTTCCACACCTTTCGGCGGGGCTTTCGCCATCCTGGTCAATTCACTCCTGATGAGCTTTGCTTTCCTCATGTATCATATCGTGGCAAAACGCACGGGTTTTGGGGCTGCAGCAACCTTTCTTACCTGTATCTGGATGGTTTTTGAGCAAATTCACCTAAACTGGGATTTTTCCTGGCCCTGGCTCAACCTCGGAAATGTTTTTTCAGAATATATCAGCTGGGTGCAGTGGTACGATATAACTGGTACTTTTGGCGGCACCCTGTGGATCTGGTTGGTAAATTTAACTATTTTCCGAAGCATCCTGCTTTATCATGAATTTCAGGAAAAGCCAATTATTTTCAGAGGGATTCTGAAACTAGTGCTCTTAATTCTTGTCCCTATCGGAATTTCCTTACTGAAATATTACAAGTATGAGGAGCCAAAAGAAAAAATCAATGTGCTGATCCTGCAACCAAACATCAATCCGTACACCGAAAAATACAATACAACCGATTCCAGAATTGGCCAATTATTGCTGAAACTCACGAAAGACCATATCACCGATTCCACCGACCTGGTCCTCGCTCCGGAAACGGTTTTTGCAGATGGTACGCGACTTACCAATTTCAACAGGTCTGAAGCGGTATACTTTGGAAGCCAGATCAGCAAACTTGCGTCCAAACCTTCATTTTTAGGTGGAATTTCTTTGTACGATCGATTCGCAGACCCTTCAAAGGTTCAGAAGCAATCCAACCAGATTGGTCCAATGGACTGGTATGATGATTATAATTCCGCGTTTTTTGTTCAAAATAACCAGGATTCGATTCCAATTTACAACAAATCGAAACTGGTGGTAGGAGTTGAAAATTTCCCTTATCAGGATATTTTAAAACCTCTGCTGGGAGATATTATGATCGACCTTGGCGGAACTGTGGCTATGAAAACCACTCAGCCAGATCGTGAGGTTTTTTACCTCAAAGATAGCCTCGCTACTGCACCAATCATTTGCTATGAGTCGGTTTACGGCGAATACGTGACAAATTATGTGAAAAATGGAGCTGATTTTTTAAGCATTATCACCAATGATGCCTGGTGGGGCGATACCCAGGGCCACAGGCAGCATTTGAGCTACGCCCGGCTTCGTGCTGTTGAAAGTCATAAATATGTTGCCCGAAGCGCTAATACGGGGATTTCGGCAATCATAAACGGTCGTGGAGATGTCATTTCCGAATTGGGTTATGAAAAAACTGGAGTGGTTACAGGGCAAATTGGAATCAATCCGGAATTGACCTTTTACGATAGGTACGGGAATTACCTATCTCGAATTGCCAGCTTTCTGGCCATTTTCATTTTTCTGTTCGCGATCATAAAATATCACCGGAATCGCCCGGGAATTTAA
- a CDS encoding O-antigen ligase family protein, with product MKDFNYINNQFYIRMLLLHIGYGFVIYLFPSLAKIILMGIMASFLFVIIDRKNKGNEALMAAAYIAGGEVFFRQTSAVVFYETGKYAVILFLLIGMFFKGASSKTVPYWLYLLMLFPGVVVASMTISYDGDFRKLVAFNISGPVCLGVSALYCYYKKIKREDFQRVLLMMLMPLVAQMMYLYFYTPSMDDVRISLSGNYAATGGFGPNQISSVLGLGVFLLCTRLFSIRDRLINTIDMLLLIMMGYRALITFSRGGVLTAIVCVVCFLIFFYYKQDAKRIEGTNIRIFAMGALFLVVWFFSSMKTSGLIFNRYTNRNAAGELKEDITTGRVEIIETELTAFYHHPITGIGVGKGREYRKEHLGIGINTHNEISRLLSEHGILGIVALCILIFVPIVFWFKFQNNYYFLAFVAFWFLTINHSAMRIAQPAFVYGLALLYIVDEKKNPVHRKRLASQ from the coding sequence TTGAAAGATTTCAATTACATCAATAACCAGTTCTATATCCGTATGCTGTTACTGCATATCGGGTATGGATTTGTGATCTATCTCTTCCCAAGTCTAGCTAAGATTATATTGATGGGAATCATGGCTTCTTTCCTGTTTGTGATCATCGACCGAAAAAATAAAGGGAACGAAGCACTCATGGCTGCTGCCTACATAGCCGGAGGAGAGGTCTTTTTTAGACAGACCAGTGCTGTAGTTTTCTATGAAACGGGAAAATATGCAGTCATTCTTTTTTTGCTTATTGGGATGTTCTTTAAGGGAGCTTCTTCCAAAACGGTTCCTTACTGGCTTTATCTCTTAATGTTATTTCCCGGGGTAGTGGTGGCATCTATGACCATTAGTTACGATGGAGACTTCAGAAAACTTGTGGCTTTTAATATTAGTGGTCCTGTATGTCTAGGAGTTTCAGCTCTTTATTGTTATTATAAGAAGATCAAAAGGGAAGATTTCCAACGAGTATTGTTAATGATGTTAATGCCTTTAGTCGCACAAATGATGTACCTGTATTTTTACACTCCAAGCATGGATGATGTTCGGATTAGTCTTTCAGGGAACTACGCTGCTACTGGAGGATTTGGACCCAATCAAATATCCAGTGTCTTAGGGTTGGGAGTATTTTTATTATGTACACGCTTGTTTTCCATTAGGGATCGACTTATTAATACTATAGATATGCTACTTCTGATTATGATGGGGTATCGAGCCTTAATTACATTTTCAAGAGGAGGAGTGCTTACCGCGATTGTTTGTGTAGTATGTTTTTTAATCTTTTTTTATTACAAGCAAGATGCCAAACGAATTGAAGGTACCAATATTCGAATATTTGCTATGGGAGCACTATTTCTTGTGGTATGGTTCTTTTCATCCATGAAGACTTCAGGTTTAATTTTTAATCGTTATACTAACAGAAATGCTGCAGGAGAGTTAAAAGAAGATATTACCACCGGAAGAGTTGAAATTATAGAAACTGAACTTACGGCATTTTATCATCATCCTATTACCGGTATTGGGGTAGGAAAAGGGAGGGAGTATAGAAAAGAACATTTAGGAATAGGAATTAATACCCATAATGAAATCAGTCGTTTGCTTTCTGAACATGGAATTCTTGGGATAGTTGCATTATGTATCCTTATATTTGTACCGATAGTTTTTTGGTTCAAGTTTCAAAATAATTACTATTTTCTCGCTTTTGTAGCGTTCTGGTTTTTGACGATTAACCATTCGGCGATGAGAATTGCCCAACCAGCTTTCGTATATGGACTTGCATTATTATATATCGTAGATGAAAAAAAGAATCCTGTACATAGGAAACGACTTGCAAGTCAATAG
- a CDS encoding exopolysaccharide biosynthesis polyprenyl glycosylphosphotransferase — translation MSQKPLFHFEVSERKLLLRLFDAVAVLLTLAVVGVIFQFDYFRINGDNWVWTFVLVVYLNFFANVFELYDLQKADRFDTVVKNIILTTSLVVLFYILTPFFTPSLPENRLQIIFFYLSILGALLLWRSLYVSLISSPRFYKRVLVVGDSFDIKLIAQALQKSDPNYVVVGYINTDYSIKTKLDKEDLIRFEIEEFDEAIKKHHINEIVVASAYQKGLMLSLYNKLSDLLKAGFPIRDYTQVYEEITHRIPVQNVDKDFYKYFPFSRSNQNKFYIFIFRIIDIIVSIFGIIFGVFFIPIVVIGNLVANRGKLFYFQERVGKYGEVFKIVKLRTMIKDAESEGPQFAQKDDFRVTRFGRFLRRSRIDEIPQFYNVLMGDMSLIGPRPERPVFVKELSEMIPFYDTRHVVKPGLTGWAQVMANYGDSFDDSLEKLQYDLYYIKHRGVFLDLNIILKTLSTVIFFRGQ, via the coding sequence ATGTCGCAGAAACCCCTTTTCCACTTTGAGGTATCCGAGCGAAAACTCCTGCTTCGGTTGTTTGATGCTGTCGCTGTGTTATTGACGCTAGCCGTGGTGGGGGTGATATTTCAGTTTGATTACTTCCGCATAAATGGTGATAACTGGGTGTGGACCTTCGTGTTGGTGGTTTACCTGAATTTTTTCGCCAATGTATTTGAACTTTACGATCTTCAGAAGGCTGATCGGTTTGATACCGTCGTGAAAAATATCATTTTAACGACCAGCCTGGTCGTGCTATTTTATATTCTCACGCCATTTTTTACGCCCAGCTTACCAGAAAACCGACTCCAAATCATCTTTTTCTATCTATCCATTTTAGGAGCATTGCTGTTATGGAGGTCTTTGTACGTCAGTCTCATTTCATCTCCGCGGTTTTACAAAAGAGTGCTGGTCGTGGGAGATTCTTTTGATATTAAATTGATAGCGCAGGCTCTTCAGAAGTCTGATCCCAATTACGTGGTGGTGGGTTATATCAATACCGATTACAGTATTAAGACGAAGCTGGATAAAGAGGACCTGATTCGGTTTGAAATTGAGGAGTTTGATGAAGCCATTAAAAAGCATCATATCAATGAGATCGTAGTGGCGAGTGCCTACCAAAAGGGCCTTATGCTCAGCCTTTATAATAAATTAAGCGACCTGCTGAAAGCCGGTTTCCCGATACGTGATTATACGCAGGTTTATGAAGAAATCACACATCGTATCCCGGTTCAGAACGTGGATAAGGATTTCTATAAGTATTTTCCGTTTAGCCGAAGCAACCAGAATAAGTTCTACATCTTTATTTTCCGTATTATCGATATTATCGTTTCTATCTTCGGAATTATTTTCGGGGTCTTTTTCATCCCGATTGTCGTTATTGGGAATCTGGTGGCAAATCGGGGAAAACTATTTTATTTTCAGGAGCGCGTAGGGAAATACGGGGAAGTATTTAAAATTGTGAAACTGCGTACAATGATCAAAGATGCAGAATCTGAAGGTCCTCAATTTGCTCAAAAAGATGATTTTCGGGTCACCCGCTTCGGAAGATTTCTTCGACGGTCTCGAATAGATGAAATTCCCCAGTTTTACAATGTTTTGATGGGCGATATGAGTCTCATAGGTCCACGGCCAGAAAGACCAGTTTTTGTCAAAGAATTGTCAGAAATGATTCCTTTTTATGATACGCGGCACGTGGTAAAACCCGGGCTAACAGGTTGGGCTCAGGTAATGGCCAATTATGGCGATAGCTTTGATGACAGCCTCGAAAAACTTCAGTATGATTTGTATTATATCAAACATCGTGGCGTATTTCTCGATCTCAACATCATCTTGAAAACGCTTAGTACCGTCATATTTTTCCGAGGCCAGTAG